One part of the Anaeromyxobacter sp. Fw109-5 genome encodes these proteins:
- a CDS encoding 50S ribosomal protein L11 methyltransferase — MSSTAARHPFRIFPPAQAAGAGGPMDLVLETSAFGGGTHPTTVSCLEELAAVAPLTGLRVLDLGSGSGILGIAALRLGAAGAVCVDVNPDAVASARRNGAANGAAERLEHRCASAGDLAGERFDLVVANIGGELLLDEAARIAPLARPGGRLLLSGLLRGWADELERAYARLGCRVVARRSPGEFCTVLLVRR; from the coding sequence ATGTCGAGCACCGCCGCCCGTCATCCCTTCCGGATCTTTCCGCCCGCGCAGGCGGCGGGCGCGGGCGGTCCCATGGATCTCGTCCTCGAGACGAGCGCGTTCGGGGGCGGCACGCATCCGACCACCGTGAGCTGCCTGGAGGAGCTGGCCGCGGTCGCGCCCCTCACCGGGCTGCGGGTGCTGGACCTCGGGAGCGGGAGCGGCATCCTCGGGATCGCGGCCCTTCGCCTCGGCGCCGCCGGCGCCGTGTGCGTGGACGTGAACCCCGACGCGGTGGCGAGCGCGCGCCGCAACGGCGCCGCGAACGGCGCCGCCGAGCGGCTGGAGCACCGCTGCGCAAGCGCCGGCGACCTCGCGGGGGAGCGCTTCGACCTCGTCGTCGCGAACATCGGCGGCGAGCTCCTCCTCGACGAGGCGGCGCGGATCGCCCCGCTCGCGCGTCCGGGCGGCCGGCTCCTCCTGTCCGGCCTCCTGCGCGGCTGGGCCGACGAGCTCGAGCGCGCCTATGCGCGGCTCGGCTGCCGCGTCGTGGCCCGCCGCTCTCCAGGCGAGTTCTGCACGGTGCTGCTCGTGCGCCGCTGA
- a CDS encoding alpha/beta hydrolase: MTAATLLGAFAMTASLLDHPLISERYFFPRRERLASPMLVAVDGATLACAFRKVAPDAPTLVHFHGNGEVAGDWEDFARWLGSLGWNVLLAEYRGYGASTGAPQLGRMLDDVERIVEASGVAPDRIVFFGRSVGSLFAVHAVSRFPQAAGLVVESGIADVSERLSIRVAPAELGVSPEAFVAEVSGRLDQRAKLRRYRGPVLILHTRRDGLIDVSHGERLAAAAGGQVTLQVFERGDHNSILAVNGAEYRRAVSAFLEGVRRPERRSP; encoded by the coding sequence GTGACGGCGGCCACGCTGCTCGGTGCGTTCGCGATGACGGCTTCCCTCCTCGACCATCCGCTGATCTCGGAGCGCTACTTCTTCCCGCGCCGCGAGCGGCTCGCCTCGCCCATGCTGGTGGCGGTGGACGGCGCGACCCTCGCGTGCGCCTTCCGGAAGGTCGCACCCGACGCGCCGACGCTCGTCCACTTCCACGGCAACGGGGAGGTGGCCGGCGACTGGGAGGACTTCGCGCGGTGGCTCGGCTCGCTCGGGTGGAACGTGCTGCTCGCGGAGTACCGCGGCTACGGTGCGTCCACGGGCGCCCCGCAGCTCGGGAGGATGCTCGACGACGTCGAGCGCATCGTCGAGGCGAGCGGCGTGGCGCCCGACCGCATCGTGTTCTTCGGCCGGTCGGTGGGCTCGCTGTTCGCGGTGCACGCGGTGTCCCGCTTCCCGCAGGCCGCGGGGCTGGTCGTCGAGAGCGGGATCGCGGACGTGAGCGAGCGGCTCTCGATCCGCGTCGCCCCGGCCGAGCTGGGCGTCTCGCCCGAGGCGTTCGTGGCGGAGGTGAGCGGACGGCTCGATCAGCGGGCCAAGCTGCGCCGGTACCGCGGGCCCGTGCTGATCCTCCACACGCGCCGGGACGGCCTCATCGACGTGTCCCACGGCGAGCGGCTCGCCGCCGCGGCGGGCGGTCAAGTCACGCTGCAGGTGTTCGAGCGCGGGGACCACAACTCCATCCTCGCGGTGAACGGGGCCGAGTACCGGAGGGCGGTGAGCGCGTTCCTCGAAGGGGTCAGGCGGCCGGAGCGACGATCTCCCTGA
- a CDS encoding rubrerythrin family protein yields MPTTTENLATAFAGESQANRKYLAFARQAEREGYAQIAKLFRAAAEAETLHALAHLQNKGGVKTTLENLEEAVAGETYEFTQMYPPMVEQARAEGHKARVMLDYANRAEQVHAGLFKQALDALRAGADLSQMDVYLCPVCGDLEFGAPPDKCPICGAPAAKYQKVS; encoded by the coding sequence TTGCCGACCACCACCGAGAACCTCGCCACCGCGTTCGCCGGCGAGAGCCAGGCGAACCGGAAATACCTCGCCTTCGCCCGCCAGGCGGAGCGTGAGGGCTACGCGCAGATCGCCAAGCTCTTCCGGGCGGCGGCCGAGGCCGAGACGCTCCACGCGCTCGCGCACCTGCAGAACAAGGGCGGCGTGAAGACCACGCTCGAGAACCTCGAGGAGGCCGTCGCGGGCGAGACCTACGAGTTCACGCAGATGTACCCGCCGATGGTGGAGCAGGCCAGGGCCGAGGGGCACAAGGCGAGAGTCATGCTGGACTACGCGAACCGCGCCGAGCAGGTACACGCGGGCCTCTTCAAGCAGGCGCTCGACGCGCTCCGCGCCGGAGCGGACCTCTCGCAGATGGACGTCTACCTGTGTCCCGTCTGCGGCGATCTCGAATTCGGCGCTCCGCCGGACAAGTGCCCGATCTGCGGCGCGCCGGCGGCGAAGTACCAGAAGGTTTCCTAG
- a CDS encoding M13 family metallopeptidase, protein MILRAALVLSLAALAACAGKKPVPAEAVPPAQPASARGVDLAAMDPAVKPGMDFYAYANGTFTRTAEIPPDRASTGASLRVFETVEARTRAIVEEAARGDAPAGSDARKIGDLYASFMDEAGIEARGLDPLRPALARIAALADARALAAELGATVRADVDIFNCTDLTTPRPLGVWIEQDLNEPSRNTVYLVQGGLGLPDRDYYLDRSPRQAALRAKYLAHLEEMFGLAGFPDAAARAQRVLAFETELAKAHGSRQDAGDVQKGNHPWTRAELERQAPGMDWGAFLGAAGLEGQPRFIVWQPTAVSGLAALVKSAPLATWKDYLAARALERAAPFLSKAFAAESFAFHGTALTGTPQQRARWKRGLGVVDLALGEAVGRLYVQKHFPPEAKAEIQAMERNIRAAFARRIDALDWMTATTKARAKEKLAVIEVGIGYPDRWTDHGGLEIVKGDLLGNVERAELFEYRRQLAKLGKAPDRGEWCMLPHTVNAVNLPVRNALNFPAGFLEPPFYDRQATAAVKYASIGSVIGHELSHSFDDQGALFDARGELESWWSPADLARFQAEGRQLAAQYDAYRPFPDAAVDGKLTLGENIADLAGLAAAHDAWRASLGGETPPRVGGLDGEQQFFVAYAQTWQTKPREAALRRQLLTDGHAPGRYRALTVRNLDPWYAAFDVQPGDALYLAPGERVRVW, encoded by the coding sequence GTGATCCTGCGCGCCGCCCTGGTCCTCTCCCTCGCCGCGCTCGCCGCCTGCGCCGGCAAGAAGCCGGTCCCCGCCGAGGCCGTCCCGCCGGCGCAGCCCGCCTCCGCCCGCGGCGTCGACCTCGCCGCGATGGACCCCGCCGTGAAGCCGGGCATGGACTTCTACGCCTACGCCAACGGCACCTTCACGCGGACGGCGGAGATCCCGCCGGACCGGGCGAGCACGGGCGCGTCCCTGCGCGTCTTCGAGACGGTGGAGGCGCGCACCCGCGCGATCGTGGAAGAGGCCGCGCGCGGCGACGCGCCGGCCGGCTCCGACGCGCGCAAGATCGGCGACCTCTACGCGAGCTTCATGGACGAGGCCGGCATCGAGGCGAGGGGGCTGGACCCGCTCCGCCCTGCGCTCGCCCGCATCGCGGCGCTCGCCGACGCCCGGGCGCTGGCCGCGGAGCTCGGCGCGACCGTGCGCGCGGACGTGGACATCTTCAACTGCACGGACCTGACGACCCCGCGTCCGCTGGGCGTCTGGATCGAGCAGGACCTGAACGAGCCGTCGCGCAACACCGTCTACCTCGTGCAGGGCGGCCTCGGGCTGCCGGACCGCGACTACTACCTCGACCGCTCGCCGCGGCAGGCCGCGCTCCGGGCGAAGTACCTCGCGCACCTCGAGGAGATGTTCGGGCTCGCCGGGTTCCCGGACGCCGCGGCGCGCGCGCAGCGCGTGCTGGCGTTCGAGACCGAGCTCGCGAAGGCCCACGGGTCGCGGCAGGACGCGGGCGACGTGCAGAAGGGGAACCACCCGTGGACGCGGGCGGAGCTCGAGCGGCAAGCGCCGGGAATGGACTGGGGCGCGTTCCTGGGCGCCGCGGGGCTCGAGGGGCAGCCCCGGTTCATCGTCTGGCAGCCCACCGCCGTCTCCGGGCTCGCGGCGCTCGTGAAGAGCGCGCCGCTCGCCACCTGGAAGGACTATCTCGCGGCCCGCGCCCTCGAGCGCGCGGCGCCGTTCCTGTCGAAGGCCTTCGCCGCCGAGTCGTTCGCGTTCCACGGCACGGCGCTCACCGGCACGCCGCAGCAGCGCGCCCGCTGGAAGCGCGGGCTCGGCGTCGTCGACCTCGCGCTGGGCGAGGCCGTCGGGCGCCTCTACGTCCAGAAGCACTTCCCGCCCGAGGCGAAGGCCGAGATCCAGGCGATGGAGCGGAACATCCGCGCGGCGTTCGCCCGGCGCATCGACGCGCTCGACTGGATGACGGCCACCACCAAGGCGCGCGCCAAGGAGAAGCTGGCGGTGATCGAGGTCGGCATCGGCTACCCCGACCGGTGGACCGATCACGGCGGCCTCGAGATCGTGAAGGGAGACCTCCTCGGCAACGTGGAGCGCGCGGAGCTCTTCGAGTACCGCCGCCAGCTCGCCAAGCTCGGCAAGGCACCCGACCGCGGCGAGTGGTGCATGCTCCCGCACACCGTGAACGCGGTGAACCTCCCGGTTCGCAACGCGCTCAACTTCCCGGCGGGGTTCCTGGAGCCGCCCTTCTACGATCGCCAGGCGACGGCGGCGGTGAAGTACGCGTCCATCGGCTCCGTCATCGGCCACGAGCTCAGCCACAGCTTCGACGACCAGGGCGCGCTCTTCGACGCGCGCGGCGAGCTCGAGAGCTGGTGGTCGCCGGCCGATCTCGCGCGTTTCCAGGCGGAGGGCCGGCAGCTCGCCGCCCAGTACGACGCGTACCGGCCGTTCCCGGATGCCGCGGTCGACGGGAAGCTCACGCTGGGTGAGAACATCGCCGACCTCGCCGGGCTGGCGGCCGCTCACGACGCGTGGCGCGCCTCACTCGGCGGGGAGACACCTCCCCGGGTCGGCGGCCTCGACGGCGAGCAGCAGTTCTTCGTCGCCTACGCCCAGACCTGGCAGACGAAGCCGCGTGAAGCCGCCCTGCGACGGCAGCTCCTCACCGACGGACACGCCCCAGGCCGCTATCGCGCCCTGACCGTGCGGAACCTCGACCCCTGGTACGCCGCCTTCGACGTCCAGCCCGGGGACGCCCTCTACCTCGCGCCCGGCGAGCGCGTACGGGTGTGGTGA
- a CDS encoding cupin domain-containing protein: MTPEPATSSWREHGVRIVHAGELDLNTPQTAGMTRASAIDHARAGAQKLWAGTAVIHPNARTGAHHHGALESVIYVVSGHARMRWGDRLEFVADAGPGDFIYVPPFVPHQEINASADEPLSCVVVRSDQTPVVVNLELPAVEPPEEVRWVDPVHPSGRSA, from the coding sequence ATGACGCCCGAACCCGCCACGTCCAGCTGGCGCGAACATGGGGTGCGCATCGTCCACGCCGGCGAGCTCGACCTGAACACCCCGCAGACCGCCGGCATGACCCGCGCCTCGGCGATCGACCATGCCCGCGCCGGGGCGCAGAAGCTCTGGGCCGGTACGGCCGTCATCCATCCGAACGCGAGGACGGGGGCCCACCATCACGGGGCGCTGGAGAGCGTCATCTACGTCGTGAGCGGGCACGCCCGCATGCGGTGGGGCGACCGGCTGGAGTTCGTCGCCGACGCAGGCCCCGGCGACTTCATCTACGTGCCGCCCTTCGTGCCCCACCAGGAGATCAACGCCAGCGCGGACGAGCCGCTGAGCTGCGTGGTCGTGCGGAGCGATCAGACGCCCGTCGTCGTGAACCTCGAGCTCCCCGCCGTCGAGCCGCCGGAGGAAGTCAGGTGGGTCGATCCCGTCCACCCTTCCGGCCGAAGTGCCTGA
- a CDS encoding VOC family protein: MFRDSKAFSSFAVPDVEKARAFYGDTLGLKTSMENGLLTLHLAGDRPTLVYPKPDHAPATYTILNFPVDDIDEAVDALSARGIRLERYEGFDQDEKGISRREGPYIAWFKDPAGNVLSVLQEK, from the coding sequence ATGTTCAGGGACTCGAAGGCGTTCAGCAGTTTCGCCGTACCCGACGTGGAGAAGGCTCGTGCGTTCTACGGCGACACGCTCGGGCTGAAGACGTCCATGGAGAACGGGCTCCTGACGCTGCACCTCGCGGGTGACCGGCCCACGCTGGTCTACCCCAAGCCGGATCACGCGCCGGCGACCTACACGATCCTGAACTTCCCGGTGGATGACATCGACGAGGCCGTCGACGCGCTGTCCGCGCGGGGGATCCGGCTCGAGCGCTACGAGGGATTCGATCAGGACGAGAAGGGCATCTCCCGCCGCGAGGGTCCCTACATCGCGTGGTTCAAGGACCCCGCCGGCAACGTCCTGTCCGTGCTCCAGGAGAAGTGA
- a CDS encoding cation-translocating P-type ATPase, whose amino-acid sequence MAANSDALAAREEPLPPYRRLAAEVIASLGSDARRGLSSAEAGARLGRHGRNELPAPPPVPAWRRFLAQFRDVLTVLLLVATAISLVAWWIERESSIPYEALTILAIVIVNGVLGFVQEGRAEQAVAALRAMSAPNARVLRDGEQRVVPTAELVPGDVLLLEEGDTLPADARVLQAIALRVAEASLTGESTPVSKDEGLLDQEVAIADRRNMVFSGTAIASGRGRALVTATGPATEIGRIAGSLVATKDVESPLQKELDRTGRLLGLAVIGIAIVVSVTILLTEELRSLTDAVDVLLLAVSLAVAAVPEGLTAITTVVLSLGTQRMARRNVIVRKLAAVETLGSTTTICSDKTGTLTRNEMTVRTVVTASGAADLTGTGYEPAGELRQDGAPVSDPSLLEEIEWLLAAGDLASNAELAQRDGRWTIQGDPTEGALLVAARKVGGKAAQHRQRFTRVGEVPFSAERKRMSTAHVDAEDEQRVLVVSKGAPDILLARCSAERVGGGTRPLGRERREQIARTVEGLGSAALRTLGVAYRTLGREAVTGELSDEVEQALVWLGVVGMIDPPRPEARASVDEARRAGVRPILITGDHPATAAAIAAELGISEKGARSIGGAQLEDMDDAELREAVREVSVFARVAPDHKLRIIHALHANGEIAAMTGDGVNDAPALKAADIGVAMGITGTDVAKGASDMILTDDNFASIVSAIEEGRSIFANIQRFLRYLLSSNVGEVLVMFLGVVLAGTIGLTPEEGSVLVVPLLATQILWINLLTDSGPALALGVEPPDHDVMLRPPRDPRSGVITGRMWADIALVGLVMAAGTLGVMDWALPGGLVTGGEGRSLRDAHTLAFTTLVLYQLFNALNARSEDRSAFHRLLANRWLWFAILLSVALQVAVVYAPFLQRAFRTSPLSPGDWLLCAAVASTVLWAMELRKLATRGRRTSAARA is encoded by the coding sequence ATGGCCGCGAACTCGGATGCCCTCGCCGCGCGGGAGGAGCCGCTCCCGCCCTACCGGCGCCTCGCGGCGGAGGTGATCGCCTCGCTCGGCAGCGACGCCCGCCGCGGCCTCTCCTCCGCCGAGGCCGGGGCCCGGCTCGGGCGCCACGGCCGCAACGAGCTGCCCGCGCCGCCGCCGGTCCCGGCCTGGCGCCGCTTCCTCGCGCAGTTCAGGGACGTCCTGACGGTCCTCCTCCTCGTCGCGACCGCGATCTCGCTCGTCGCCTGGTGGATCGAGCGCGAGTCGTCCATCCCCTACGAGGCGCTCACCATCCTCGCGATCGTGATCGTGAACGGCGTGCTCGGGTTCGTCCAGGAGGGCCGGGCCGAGCAGGCGGTCGCGGCCCTCCGGGCCATGTCCGCCCCGAACGCACGCGTGCTCAGGGACGGGGAGCAGCGCGTGGTGCCGACGGCGGAGCTCGTGCCGGGCGACGTCCTCCTGCTCGAGGAGGGTGACACTCTCCCCGCCGACGCGAGGGTGCTGCAGGCCATCGCGCTGCGCGTCGCCGAGGCGTCCCTGACCGGCGAGAGCACGCCCGTGTCCAAGGACGAGGGTCTCCTCGACCAGGAGGTCGCGATCGCCGACCGGCGCAACATGGTCTTCAGCGGGACCGCGATCGCCTCGGGCCGCGGCCGCGCGCTCGTCACGGCCACCGGCCCGGCGACCGAGATCGGGAGGATCGCCGGCTCGCTCGTGGCGACGAAGGACGTCGAGTCCCCGCTGCAGAAGGAGCTCGACCGGACCGGCAGGCTCCTCGGGCTCGCCGTGATCGGGATCGCCATCGTCGTCAGCGTGACCATCCTCCTCACGGAGGAGCTGCGGTCGCTGACCGACGCCGTGGACGTGCTCCTGCTCGCGGTGTCGCTGGCGGTCGCGGCGGTGCCGGAGGGTCTCACCGCGATCACCACGGTCGTGCTGTCGCTCGGGACGCAGCGCATGGCGCGGCGGAACGTCATCGTCCGCAAGCTCGCCGCGGTCGAGACCCTCGGCTCGACCACGACCATCTGCTCGGACAAGACCGGGACGCTGACCCGCAACGAGATGACGGTCCGCACCGTCGTCACGGCGAGCGGCGCGGCCGACCTGACCGGCACCGGCTACGAGCCGGCGGGCGAGCTGCGGCAGGACGGCGCGCCGGTCTCCGACCCTTCGCTGCTGGAGGAGATCGAGTGGCTCCTCGCCGCCGGCGACCTCGCGAGCAACGCGGAGCTCGCGCAGCGGGACGGCCGCTGGACGATCCAGGGCGACCCGACGGAGGGCGCGCTGCTCGTGGCGGCCCGCAAGGTCGGTGGGAAGGCCGCGCAGCACCGCCAACGGTTCACGCGCGTCGGCGAGGTGCCCTTCTCCGCGGAGCGGAAGCGCATGAGCACTGCGCACGTGGACGCCGAGGACGAGCAGCGCGTGCTCGTGGTCTCGAAGGGCGCGCCCGACATCCTCCTCGCGCGCTGCTCGGCCGAGCGGGTGGGCGGCGGCACGCGTCCGCTCGGGCGGGAGCGCCGCGAGCAGATCGCGCGGACCGTGGAGGGGCTGGGCTCCGCCGCGCTGCGGACGCTGGGGGTCGCCTATCGCACCCTCGGGCGCGAAGCCGTGACCGGCGAGCTCTCCGACGAGGTGGAGCAGGCGCTCGTGTGGCTCGGCGTGGTCGGGATGATCGACCCTCCCCGGCCCGAGGCCCGCGCCTCGGTGGACGAGGCGCGGCGGGCGGGCGTCCGGCCCATCCTGATCACCGGGGATCACCCGGCGACGGCCGCGGCGATCGCGGCCGAGCTCGGGATCTCGGAGAAGGGCGCCCGCTCGATCGGCGGAGCGCAGCTCGAAGACATGGACGACGCCGAGCTACGCGAGGCCGTCCGCGAGGTCTCGGTCTTCGCCCGGGTCGCGCCGGATCACAAGCTGCGCATCATCCACGCGCTCCACGCGAACGGCGAGATCGCCGCGATGACCGGGGACGGCGTGAACGACGCCCCGGCGCTCAAGGCCGCCGACATCGGGGTGGCGATGGGCATCACCGGCACGGACGTGGCGAAGGGCGCGTCCGACATGATCCTCACCGACGACAACTTCGCGTCGATCGTCTCGGCGATCGAGGAGGGGCGCTCGATCTTCGCCAACATCCAGCGCTTCCTCCGCTACCTGCTCTCGTCGAACGTCGGCGAGGTGCTGGTGATGTTCCTCGGGGTCGTGCTGGCCGGGACGATCGGCCTCACGCCGGAGGAGGGGTCGGTGCTCGTCGTCCCGCTCCTCGCCACCCAGATCCTGTGGATCAACCTCCTCACCGACTCGGGCCCGGCGCTCGCGCTGGGCGTCGAGCCGCCGGACCACGACGTCATGCTGCGGCCGCCGCGCGATCCCCGCAGCGGCGTGATCACCGGCCGGATGTGGGCGGACATCGCGCTCGTCGGCCTGGTGATGGCCGCCGGCACGCTCGGGGTGATGGACTGGGCGCTCCCCGGCGGGCTCGTGACCGGCGGCGAAGGGCGGAGCCTGCGCGACGCGCACACGCTCGCGTTCACGACGCTCGTGCTCTACCAGCTCTTCAACGCCCTCAACGCGCGGTCCGAAGACCGCAGCGCCTTCCACCGGCTCCTCGCGAACCGCTGGCTGTGGTTCGCGATCCTGCTCTCGGTCGCGCTGCAGGTCGCGGTGGTCTACGCGCCGTTCCTGCAGCGCGCGTTCCGCACCTCCCCCCTGTCGCCCGGCGACTGGCTCCTCTGCGCCGCCGTCGCGAGCACGGTCCTCTGGGCGATGGAGCTGAGGAAGCTCGCGACGCGGGGGCGCCGGACGTCGGCCGCACGCGCGTGA
- the nadB gene encoding L-aspartate oxidase: protein MAPLMERERVDFLVLGGGVAGLTFALQAVKHGSVLVLTKRQRWEGSTQYAQGGVASVLGPDDDFDLHIQDTLVAGAGLCKRDAVEVTVREGPDRIRWLLSLGLDLDREGDRLHLTREGGHSRRRIAHAKDATGREVERALLAACAAAGIRIVEDQIAIDLVTSGKLGLGGPNRALGAYVLDRATGAIATVSAAVTVLATGGAGKVYLYTPNPDVATGDGIAMAYRAGAAVANMEFFQFHPTCLYHPQAKSYLISEACRGEGGILRNGAGEAFMSRYDPRRELAPRDVVARSIDAEMKRRGDDCAFLDMTHLPKSFLIEHFPNIYATCREFGIDLAVQPIPVVPAAHYLCGGVVTDLLGRTTIPHLYAIGEVSCTGLHGANRLASNSLLEGLVFGWRAAAAAAEELGATSGEAAAVPGWNPGDALAPDEGVVVAHNWDEVRRLMWNYVGIVRTEKRLARAHGRLEMLRAEIRDYYWQYHVTPDLVELRNLADVAMLIVACARQRKESRGLHYVLDTPRADDRWLRDTVLTRGDLE from the coding sequence ATGGCACCCCTCATGGAACGCGAGCGCGTCGACTTCCTCGTGCTCGGCGGCGGCGTCGCCGGCCTGACCTTCGCGCTGCAGGCCGTGAAGCACGGCTCGGTCCTCGTCCTCACGAAGCGCCAGCGCTGGGAGGGCTCCACGCAGTACGCCCAGGGCGGCGTCGCCTCCGTGCTCGGCCCCGACGACGACTTCGACCTCCACATCCAGGACACGCTCGTGGCGGGCGCGGGGCTCTGCAAGCGCGACGCGGTGGAGGTCACCGTCCGCGAGGGACCCGACCGGATCCGCTGGCTCCTCTCGCTGGGGCTCGACCTCGACCGCGAGGGCGACCGGCTCCACCTCACGCGCGAGGGCGGGCACTCGCGCCGGCGCATCGCCCACGCGAAGGACGCCACCGGCCGCGAGGTGGAGCGCGCGCTCCTCGCTGCCTGCGCGGCCGCCGGCATCCGCATCGTCGAGGACCAGATCGCCATCGACCTCGTCACGAGCGGCAAGCTCGGGCTGGGCGGGCCGAACCGGGCGCTCGGGGCCTACGTGCTCGACCGCGCCACCGGCGCCATCGCGACGGTCTCGGCGGCGGTGACGGTCCTCGCCACCGGCGGCGCGGGGAAGGTCTACCTCTACACGCCGAACCCCGACGTCGCGACCGGCGACGGCATCGCCATGGCCTACCGGGCGGGCGCGGCGGTCGCGAACATGGAGTTCTTCCAGTTCCACCCCACCTGCCTCTACCACCCGCAGGCGAAGAGCTACCTCATCAGCGAGGCCTGCCGAGGCGAGGGCGGCATCCTGCGCAACGGGGCGGGCGAGGCGTTCATGTCGCGCTACGACCCGCGGCGGGAGCTGGCGCCGCGGGACGTGGTGGCGCGCTCCATCGACGCCGAGATGAAGCGCCGCGGCGACGACTGCGCCTTCCTCGACATGACGCACCTGCCGAAGAGCTTCCTCATCGAGCACTTCCCGAACATCTACGCGACCTGCAGGGAGTTCGGGATCGACCTGGCGGTGCAGCCCATCCCGGTGGTCCCCGCGGCGCACTACCTGTGCGGCGGCGTGGTCACGGACCTGCTCGGCCGCACCACCATCCCGCACCTCTACGCCATCGGCGAGGTCTCCTGCACCGGGCTCCACGGCGCCAACCGGCTCGCCTCCAACTCGCTGCTGGAGGGGCTGGTGTTCGGCTGGCGCGCGGCCGCCGCCGCGGCGGAGGAGCTCGGCGCGACGAGCGGCGAGGCAGCTGCCGTCCCCGGCTGGAACCCCGGGGACGCCCTCGCGCCGGACGAGGGCGTGGTGGTGGCGCACAACTGGGACGAGGTGCGCCGCCTGATGTGGAACTACGTCGGCATCGTGCGGACCGAGAAGCGGCTCGCGCGCGCCCATGGCCGGCTCGAGATGCTGCGGGCCGAGATCCGGGATTACTACTGGCAGTACCACGTGACGCCGGACCTGGTGGAGCTGCGCAACCTCGCCGACGTGGCGATGCTCATCGTGGCGTGCGCCCGCCAGCGCAAGGAATCACGGGGACTGCACTACGTCCTCGACACCCCGAGGGCCGACGACCGGTGGCTGCGGGATACGGTGCTGACGCGCGGCGATCTCGAGTGA